In the genome of Dyadobacter fermentans DSM 18053, the window ACTTGGAGTCAGCGCATTCATTATGGCACAATTCCGCTGCATTACCTGTCGGGCTTCATTTTCCTGATCAACTTCCTGATTCCCGCAATAGCGCTCGTGCTGGGCGTAAGTCCCATGCATTTCGACCTCGCCGATTTCGGGCTCGTTATCCTTCCGATGGTTTCCTGCATCGTTTTGATCCGGCATTTCGTGCAATGGTGGGTGATGGAGGATGAAGAACGCGGATTTCATGTGGTGGGTGGCTTGCTGATGATCGGGACCTGGTGGATATTCATTCTGGGCGTGCTGTACACGATTTCAGGCAAAAAAATCCCGTATGTACCTACGCCTAAGGACGGCAACGAAGCCAACAACTGGCCGTTGAATGTACCCAATCTGGTAGTATTGGGTATTTCAATGCTCGCGATCGTGTATGGACTCTATCAGGATCTTAACCCCTATAACCTTATCATGGCCGGTTTCGCGGGGTTGAACTGCTTTTTTATGTGCTTCAACATCGCCGCCAGCCGTCAGCAGCAAATCCGTGAGCTTTCCGTCACATCGCCCCTGATGAATACCGTTTTCAGGGCTATTAAAGAGTTGAAAGGCAATTTCTGGATTCTGCGCCGGCGGGTTTACAGCGGCGTAAGGACGTCGGCTTTCCTGCTCACCGTTCTCGTTATCAGCACTATTATCTATTTCCGGCGTTTTAATCCCCAATTGGAACACCAGCTCGCGGTTGCACGCGAAAACGAGCAGTATGCACGCAGCCTCGCCGGCATTAAACCCGCTAAACGTCCTGATATGCCCGCACTTTTCCGTGCGATGGGCATCCAGGAACCGCGGCAGGCCGATGCCAAACAAGCTGGCGTACCATTTTTCCCGGGCGAGCGCGGGGTTAATTACACGAAAGGCCACAACTGGTCGCGCCGGTATCCTGCATTCACGAAGAGGGAACTCGAAGCTGATATCACGCTTATGCAGCAAACCGGCATCAATGCGATCCGGCATTTTGGACCGGGTATTTACGATTACAATGTGCTGAAAGCGACGCGGCAGGCGGGTATCCGCGTGCATTACACATTCTGGATACCCGAAGCGCTGGATTTCATCCGGGATAAAGAAGAAGCGGACGACCTGGCGGCCAAAATACTCGCCACCGTCCGACGGCTGAACCATCATGCGCACATTGTTTCCTGGAACATCGGCAATGCGGCCATCCAGCGGCATCGCCGCGCCGAAAGCACCGGGGAGCAGCGGCAGTTTTTGTATTGGCTCAAAAACCTCAGCGCGGCAATCAAGAAGGTTGACGACAAGCGGCCGCTCACGACGGATATCGAGTTAACCGATGAAGCATTCCGCATCGCTTACCTGATCAAGCGCGTCGCTCCGGCGATCGATGCATTCGGGCTGGTGGTGGAAGACCCGCATCAGCAGCCCGACGCACCGGCACTGCGCAGGCTCGGCATGCCATTCTATTTTTCCTACATAAGTGTGTCTGCATTCTCCCAAATGCAGCAACCGCTTGCAGGAACGTTCATTTCCAACTGGCAGGACGAAAAGATCTTCGCACACGTGAGCCTCGACGGCCTGTACGACTACGCCGGGCGGCCCAAGCGCCCATTGCAGGTGTTGCAGTCGATTTGGGGAAAAGGGAAACCGCCGGAGCCGGTGGCAAGTTTCAGGATACTGCGCCCTGCACTGGGCACTTTTGAGGGCACAACACTCGACTATCACGCCATAAAATGGCAGAACGAAAAGTGGGAAATGGCGGCCGCATCGCAAAAAGGGCCGCGATTTGAGTGGAAACTTGTGAGAACGGACGGATTCGACAACCTCGTGGAGATGACCGATGCAGGCACCGGGCCGCGACTCGCTTTGACCATTCCGAGGCATCCCTCGTTATACCGGCTGTATTTGTATGTAATCCAGGGTAATGTGATTACTGAAATCGTTGATTCCCCACTGAATACGCCGCTAGAACCGGTAGTAGGACCTGCTCACTGAGCATTTTTGAGCACTTCTGCAAAGCGGCTGAAAGTTTTGTGACTAATGCCCCAATCAGGCGCAGGAATGTCGCCCCACACGGCCGGGTTATCCGCCAGATTGAAGTAGCACGCGCCTACTACCTCCCGATGCGCCGCCACTACCCGCGCTGCCTTTTCCATCCACCCGCTTTGGTAATCTTCCGGTCCTTTTACCCCAAATTCCGTAATAAGCATGGGCTTTGACGCGAAACGCATACGCCATATTTTGCGGTTGAAGATCGTTTCGAAAGATTCCTGTTTGTTGGGATCGGTGATGTTTTTATCAGGCAGGCCGTAAATGGCTATGCTGACCATATCGACCACATCGCCGCCCGGGTACCATTCCATAGAGCCCCTGTCGCCCGCCGGGCCCCACACCCTTTTCATGTTTTTGACCCAGCTGCCCAGCTCCATAAAATGCCGGAAAGCCCGGATATACAAAACCGGCTCCTGACTTTGCCAGGGATACCGGTGGATCGGGATTTCCATTTCATGCGCAAACCGGACATACACCGGGCGCTCTGTTTTGGAAATTGTTTGAAACAATGACTTAAATTCTTCATCATAAACGCCTGCTATCGTGTTCATCAGCACCGAGGAATCCTTTCTTACCTTGCCGTCGCGCCAGGGCTCCACGGTCACGATCGCCTGGTGTCCCCGTTGGAGCACGGCATTGAAGTCCTTTTCGAAAGCGCCGGACTGAATGTTTTCGAGATCCACAAATAAATGCTCGACAGTCACATTTTTGGACCCGGTAAGCGCCAGTTTCGGATCATAAACGCCCAACAAGGGGGCCGCGCCGGGCTTACGGCCCTCAGGCGTGCCGATCGCGAAATCCTGAAAAAGCCACACGGAATCCCGTTTGATATCCCGCACAACCGCTTTCAGGTCATTTTGGAGGACCTGCACGGTGCTGTCCGTGCCGCTGGCGACCACCCAAATGGGCTTGTTCATGAACCTCGTCCGGATCAGCTTTCTGCGAAGCAACTTCTGTGTGTCAGGCTCCTGCGGATATGCCGTCGCGGCCAGCTCGCTCTGCCCATTCACCGAAATACCGATCGCGTCGACCACATCAGCGCCCGGCCAGTATTCCTCGGTTCCGGGGTAACCTGCTGGTGACCACATGATTTGAATCGAGGGCATGGCGCTGCGGCAGACTTTGGCTACATGCCTGAATGCATTGATATAATCGACCGGAGCCTGGTATTGCCATGAATAGCGCTGCACGGGCACCTCCATATCTGGGTCCCAGCGCAGGTAAATGTGGCTTGTTTTTGGTAAAAGGCGGCAGAGCGTTTGCAGCACGTCGTCGAACTGCCCGTCGGTTACCTTTCCCAGCGCTCCCTCCTGCCCTGCCACGACTGTTACCAGCAAGTTTTCGCTCGTAACGGGCACTTTCAAGGCGGCGGTCAGCGCCTTTTCGGTAGTATTAGGGCTAAGTTGAATGGAAATGTGTTGCAGCGGCGGCGTGGTGACGCCCAGTGAATCGCTCCGGTGAATGTACCCAACCGCTTGCTCCGAAAATACGGCATTCTTGTCGTCGGCCGCAGCGGTCTCAGGCTTAAAAATAGAAGTATACCGCATCAGATAAAATCCGGCGGAGGCAATGATTGCCAGCGTCGCAACGATTAACAGACCTTTTGACTTCATAAAATCCGGAAACAATGTGCTATCCGCATAAGTTAGCAATTTCCGCGATCGGTCACATGAATGCACGCATTTGTACCTAAAAAAGAAACGGGCAATGGCCAGACTTTTGCAAGTCCGGCCATGCCCGTCAACAGTGTGTGAAAAAATACTCCCTTTTTATCTAACGTGTTCTCCTCTCAATTTTTCAATTACACCAGCTCGCTTTCAAATTGCAAACCGATGTGTGCAGGCGGATAACTCAATATTCGGTTAAATTCCGCAATGGCCTGATTGACCTGGCGCTGCGTGATCCCGCTGTATTCCATTAACAAAATTCTCGCCTGCTGTGCGCCTGAACGCTTCATTTTCCAGTATTGCGGATGGTTGATGCCGATCGGTGCACGGAAGTATTTTTCTTTGGGCTCCCGGATCAGTATCTCATATTCCGTGTCGCGTAACGGGTTATCATGTAGAAAGTAACTTTTAACGACAACCTTGACCTCCCTGCCGCTTTTTAACTGGAAAATTTTTTCGTGAATCATGACTAATTTCTTTAAGAATTAAGGATCGATGAATATGTGCAACTACTGGCGAAGTTTCCTGCTTCCTTAAAACTTTCATACCAGCGGCGCGTGCTAAAACCTTCACAAACTTCGCTGCACGTCCCGACATTTCAGCAAAATGATTAGTAAACGGTAGATTCAATGATCCTTCGGTAAAAAGCTGATTCACAGCCAAGTAAATTTACGTATTTCAATCCTCCACCACATGCCCCACAAATTGGGCGGTGTTGTCCAAAATCTTCCCGCCTCTCCGAAAACCCAATCCGCATGCCTCGCCGGCATAGAACACACCGGCCTGGTAGGTACTGCCGCTTGCATCCGTCGGCAGGGCTGTGTACTCCTGGAAAATACGGGCCTGGTCGTCATACTCCCCCGCCGCTGCTTCCAGCGCCGTGCCGTTTTCGTCGTGGATCACCACATTGGCGCCCTCGCGGCCCAGCAGCACTTTGCTTACTGATTTTTTGCCGGGCAATGCATGCGGGCCGGTTTCCAGCAGCAGCGGATGGTAGGGATAAAGCTCCCACAGGATGTTAAGAATGTATTTGGATTGAAACAGCAACGTGTAGGCCGGGTTCAGGATAACCGCCTTCCTGTTTTTCACGATCTCCGTAAGCATAGCCGCCAATTCCGGCTCGCCGGCACCGATATGTTCCCACGGCACCAATTTGAACCAGTAATCAAACCGGACGAAATGCCCGTGCTCCGGTTCCTGGTAAAAAATCCCTTCGCCATTAGAAAACTCTACGTCGTCGATATAGGTGAATTCCACGTCGAAGCCCGCTTCTTTGGCAGCTTCCATGAGCACGGCTACATTGGTATCGTCCTCGGGATAGCCACGCATGGTCGAAAACAGCATCGAGGGCGTCAGATCGGCGTTTTGTTCTTTCAAATAAACAAACTGGCCCACCAGCGTTTCGAACAGGGTGTTGAACTGATTCGATTCATCCATGCCGTTCATGCGCAGGTGCGCCCATTGCACTACGGCCGTTTCAGGAATGCAAGTAGCGGTATCGGCATTGAACTCGATGAGTTTCACAGGCTCGTCGTCAAAGCCTCCCGCGAGGTCGAAACGACCGTAGAGATGAATTTGCCGGTCGTCGTTCCAGGAGAGCCTGATCAGCTCGGCCAGGTTTTCCGGGATACCCATTTTCCCCAGCAGATTGTGGTCGATCGCATGCTGGCCCGCTTCGATCAGCATATCGTATAATGTACCGGCGGCTTCGTAGTAGCTCTCGGCTTGCTGCGCGGTTACGACCACCATATCATTCACCACATAAGGAGCCGTGTCGGTGCCGAGCGCCCAATCCCAGCCTGCTTTCTGCAATGCAGCCTGCGGCGGATTGGGTAAAGATTTAAGATTTACCATTGTTGGAGTTTAATGTTGATGCTTTCAGGAGGCCTTATTTTACCTCCTACCCGCCGCTACGTCCCGACGATCTTCCGAAAAAGCCTTTGCGGCCTCCCGCCGGCCTGGTCGTAACCGTCCGCACCGAGCGCGACGATTCCACACCCAAAGCCGCGCTGCGCGAGCTCGCCCACGCGCCGGGGTTGGCGTAAAATGACCGGCTCCGATCCATGTCCATTCTGTTGCGGTAATTGTTCATGTACGAAAAAGACGAGTTGCGGCCGAGCAGATAGCCCATTCCGCCGTACAGCAGCATGCTGGAAAGCCCACTGTGATAACCCATATGCGGGTTCGCCCTGATCTCCTCGTCGATGAGCGCCTTGGCGGCCATGGGGTTCAGTGTGTCTTTGTGGCCGTCGAGGTAAGAGACGATCGCCAGGGAGCTATCGGCCGGGACATTTTCTTCATTGATGATCTTGAACTCGCCCGGACTCACCTCCTTAATGTGTGAACGGATTCCTTTTCCGTACGAGGTTTCTTCATAACTGTATTCCGATTCATCGTCGTTCGAAGAACAGGACACGAGCGCGGTGCCCGACAGCAGCGCGAGCGCCAGCGCGCCGCCCATGCTGATATCTTTCACCTTTTTGATAAAAGTACCTTTTCGTAACTGTGTCATATTGGCTTTCAGTTGAGGATTTTTTCAAAAATAATGGATTTAAGCCGCAGCATCCCCATGAATCGTGCCAGTGGCGCCAGGGATGGATATTGGAAACCAGGGAAATTACAGGCGGCAAAAAAAATTGAGCACAACCGGCTGATAATCCGGCTATGCCCAATGTACATTTATATTAAAAAAGATTACGCTTTCTTGGCGATTTTCCCGAGGGCATCGACGAGCCTGTCAAGATCGGTCAGCTTCGTGTACACGTGCGGCGTCACGCGCACGCAATGGATATTTTCCCAATTGATGCCTACCGTGTGGATTTTAAAATCTTTAATCAGCCTGGCGTCGACCTCTTCGGGCTTCATGCCTTCGATGCTCACGCCGGCTATGGCACATGAAAATTCCGGTTTCAGCGAAGTGTGGATTTTCACGCCCGGAATTTGAGCGGCCTTTTCGGCCCAGTATTTTTTGAGATAATGGATACGGTCCTGCTTTCGCTTGTTGCCGATCCCTTCCTGAAAATTAATCGCCTCGCCTATCGCCTGCTCGATGGGAAAACTGCGCGTGCCGAGCGTCTCGAATTTTCGGATATTGCCGCTTTTCGGCTCGCTGTTGCATAGGAGCGGCCAAATCTTTTCGATCTTGTCCTTTTTGATCCACATCATCCCGCTGCCTACCGGCGCACTCAGGAACTTGTGCAGGCTGGTGCCGAAGTAGTCGCATTCGAGGTCGGGGATTTTGTAATCCAGTAAGCCGAACGTGTGGGCGCCGTCGCACACGACCTCAATGCCCTTGGCATGTGCCATCTGCGCGATCTTCTTCACCGGCATAATCTGCCCGACCCAGTTGATAATGTGCGTGACGTGAATGATTTTAGTCCGCGGCGTGATCGCATCGGCATATGCCTTCACGATCTGCTCGTCGTTTTCAATCGGGAAATCGAATGATAGTTGCTTATAGACGACGCCGTCGCGCATTTGCCGCTGTTTCCAGGCCTGCACCATGTTGGGATAGTCCTGCAACGTGCCGATCACCTCATCGCCTTTTTGAAGCGGCAGTCCGAAAATGATAGTATTCAATGCCTCGGTCGCATTGCGGTTGATCGCGATTTCCTCGGCGTCGGTTCCCGCAAGCTTCGCGAGGCGCTGGCGGAGCGGCTCGCGTCCTTTGTCCATAATGCGCCACATATAATAGGAAGGTCCCTGCGCGGCAGCTTTGTTGTATTTGTCCAAAGCCTCCTGCACCACGATGGGCGAGGGCGAAACGCCCCCGTTGTTGAGGATAATGATTTCGCTTTTGCTGGCGGTGTAGGCGTCCTGGATCACCGACCAGTATTCTTCATTGCTGTCGCTGGCAGGGTTCCAGCTTTGTTCTGCTTCTAGAAATTGCGCTGCGTGGAGCTGGTTGAAAAGGCTGTCGATCCCGAAAGCGCCCATCCCCAGGGCGGCACTCTTCCGGAAAAAGGAACGGCGGTTGTTCATAAAATTTTGTTTAAGGAATAGTAATGGAGTGAAGTACAATATATTGAATATCTACTTCAAACCCAATTATCCTACTCCCAGGCATCTTTCACAACCGACTGTTTGAGCCATTCATAAGTATTTTCCGGAATCGGCAGGCCGTCGGCATCGAGGGCGAGGTACATTAAATGCAAATGCGTAGGCGAGCGCTTCTGATAAGCATTGTAGCCGCTCCTGCCCATTTCGGAAATTTTATCCCCGGCATTGACCCACTGCCCGGGCTGCACTTCCACGATGTTGTTGTGTGCGTAGTAGAAAAGGCCGTCGAGACAGGGATCGTAAATCCAGATCCAGTTGCCGCCGCGGTATTCGCTGTCGTATTTCCAGCTCGTTTCCGTGGCCAGCACAATGCCCGAAGTGAATGCGAGCACGTCGATCGGCTGCCAGGTGCGGTCGTCGAGCACGTCCTGGTCTTTGTCCCGCACGAACAGGTCCTGCGCGGGGTGGCTGCCCGACACTTCCCTGTCGAAAAGATCGAAACCATTGGCCCGGTAGCCGCGGCCCCGCGAACCGATGGACTCGCGTGGCTGGTAGGATTTGACGGGATATACAAAATAGGAAGAGTCGATCGAGCGGCAGGTGTCGCGCCGGAACTCCGCGCGGATGGCCCGCATCACGGCGCCGAATGCATTCCGGGCGGAATCGGGGCTGATGGTGCCATCGCGGATGTCGATTTGCACCTGGTGAAAAGTCCGGCAATATTCCGCAAATTTATCGGAGGATTCGCTCTCGTTTGTCAAACCTGCGATACAGATCACCAACACAATCCCTGCAATTCTCTTAACTGTCATCAACAATGCGTTAATCAACCCTATTTCTTTCACTTAAACCCTATTTTTGAGAACGGATAGCGAGGAGGCTCACTAATAAAAAAGTCTTGCAAAGGTATCCGATCTATGTTAAATAAATGCACAGAAGTTCTTTATTGGTCAAACACTAAAATCAGATTACAATGCAAAAACGTCGTTTTGGACGCACTGGCTGGGAAGTCAGCGAAGTAGGTTACGGAATGTGGGGGCTCGCGGGCTGGACCGGCTCCGATCGCAAGGAAACGGACGATTCCCTCGACCTTGCGGTGGCATCCGGTGTCAATTTTTTCGATACCGCCTGGGGCTACGGCGAAGGGCTGAGCGAACGCATCCTCGGCGACCTCATCAAGCGCAATCCCGACAAGAAGCTGTACGCGGCCACGAAAATCCCACCGAAGAACCGCCAATGGCCATCGCGCCCGGAATACGCACTGAAAGACGTGTTTCCGGCCGATTACATTGTTGAATACACGGAAAAAAGTCTGCAAAACCTCGGCCTGGAACAGATCGACCTACTGCAATTCCACGTATGGGAAGACGCCTGGGCGCACGAAGACGAATGGAAAGAAGCCATTCAGAAACTGACCCGAGAAGGAAAAGTTGCCGCCTGGGGCATCAGTATCAACCGCTGGGAGCCGGATAATGCACTCAAAACGCTTGAAACCGGGCTGATCGACGCCGTGCAGGTGATTTACAACATTTTTGACCAGGCCCCGGAAGATAACCTGTTCCCGCTTTGCCGTAAGCTCGACATCGGCGTGATCGCCCGCGTACCATTCGACGAAGGCACGCTTACCGGAACATTGACGAAAGAGACGAAATTTCCGGCCGACGACTGGCGCTCGACATATTTCGTGCCCGAAAACCTGAATGCCAGCGTGGACCGCGCCGAGGCACTCCGCACCGACATTCCCGAAGGCATGACGATGGCCGAGCTCGCATTGCGATTTATCCTCAACAACCCCGACGTGCATACCACCATCCCCGGCATGCGCAGGCTCGCCAATGTGCGCGCGAATGTGGCCGTGAGCGACGGCACCGCGCTCGATGCCGCCGTGGCCGAGCAGCTGAAAACCCACCGCTGGGACCGGAAGCCCACCAAATGGTCGCAATAGTTTTTATCAAACAAAAATGCCTTCCTGTGACGGAAGGCATTTTTTTCTGAAAGTCTTTTCTAAACCCGTATAGACAAAGTAATCCGATGATCACAGATCGATGTAAGCGCTTTTCCTCTTAGAGAAAAATTTTTTCTACGTGCTCTATGGCAACAGCTGTGGGTGCTTAGCGTCTGTTATCAGTTTTGTTTACGGGGTATAGTCCACCAAAAAAAGCCTCGACCTTTCTATTGGGACGCTAATATTTTCAACTTCCTTACGCGGTTTTCTAACCGTTGGATTTCAGCTTTCCTTCTTTCGATCAGGATTTCTGGTCTCAGGGCTGGTTCCTTGTAAGGTAATTTATCCCGGAGGATATGGTATGATGCTGTGAGTATGTGGTGGGCAATCGCCATTGCCGCTTTCTTCTTTCCCCGTCTTTGGGTGAGCTTGTGGTACTTGAATGACAGGTAGGTATTCATCGTATGGCTTGCCGCCCAGGCTGCTTCGATCAATGTTGTTTTCAAATAGGTGTTGCCATGGGTGGTCCTTGCCGATCTTACTTTTCCTGCACTCTCGTTGTTGCCTGGGCATACCCCTGCCCAAGAAGCCAGGTGCTTGTCTGAGATAAACTGGGACATGTCCAGACCGATCTCGGAAACGATACCAATAGCTGATTGCCTGGATACGCCTGGGATGGTTTGCAGTAGTGCGAGCTCGGCCTGCTTACCGGCCAGGCAAAGTTCAATCTGCTGGTCAAGTTGTTCGATGAGCTTTTCCAGGGCGCCCATTGTCTGTGTGAGCAACTTTAACATAAAGCGGTGACGCTCACAGAACCGGCCGTAAAGCGCCTGTTGTAAAACCTGCTTTTTATTTACCAGCGAACCTTTGGCCTGGTTTGAGAGAACCACGGGGTCAGTAATTCCTTCCATAAGCAGATCTACGATCCCCTGTCCGGTTTTGGAAAACACATCGCTAACCACGCTGCCGAGCTTGATGTTGGCATCTTCCAGAATATTCTGTAACCGATTTTTCTCCCGGCTACGCTCATTGACAAGCTTCTTACGGTGGCGTAGCAATGTCCTTATCTCCCGCACCCATCCTTCCGGGACAAAGCTGTGCCGAAGAAGTCCGCTCAACAGCAGCTTGGCGATCCATTCGGAGTCCTTTTTATCAGTTTTGTGGCCGGGAACGTTCTTGATATGACGGGCATTAACCAAAATGATCTCAAAGCGGCCTTCCAAAACATAATACACAGGCCGCCAGTAAACGCCCGTACTCTCCATAGCGATGTGGGTAATCTGATGGCCTTCAAGCCAATGCGACAAATCTTCCAGGTCTCTGGTGAAGGTGGCGAAGGTCCGGGTTTCTTCCTGGATTCCCGTCCCTTTGATTGAAGCAACTACTGTATCTTTGTGTACATCCAGGCCACAACCTCGGGCTATGAGCTGGGGGAATTCTACTACTGCCATGTCGTTTGATAGATTGGTCTCTAATTAAAACGACTTTCATGCGCGTGGGTGAATTCCCCCAATTCATAATTGTTTTGTTTGATACTTGTGATACTTAGCGATAAAGCCGGCTATCCACCGAAAACCGGCCCGGCCCGGTGAGAAACAGGGCGATGTACGCAAAGAGAAACAGCAGCCCGTGCTCCTTCTTATCGAACGGATCGGGACCATGCACGATGAAAACGACGACCGCCATCGTGAAAATGAGCGCCAGCAATGCCGCACGCGAGCCCAGCCCGAGGATGAGCAGAATGGAGCAGCCGAATTCGGCGAAGATCGTGAGCACGTACGAAAGCTCCTCGCCTATCCCGATCGGATCGGCAAATGAATGGTCGCCGCCGAGGAAATTGGTTAGCTTCGCGTAGCCGTGTGTGAGCATAAGGCAGGAAATCCCTACGCGCAGGATCAACACAGCCCAATCCACCGATGCGGGCAGTTGGATCGGTTTCAGAAATCTTTTAAGCATAGTGGGTTAAAATTGGTTTATACAAATTCTGCATTCACAGTAGCCTTAACCAATGCTGTACCGAAGTTAGTTTCCCCAAAATTTTGAAAAGTAACCGAATTTTTAATTTCCATATATCAAGTTTTATTTTTAGGTTTGTCTAAATTTATATTCAGATGAAAGAAAATTAATAATTCGGCCATGCTATGAAGTTACGCATACTATTCTTACTCAGCTTCCTGACGTCTCATGCATTTGCACAGTTTACGCTTTCCGGCAAAGTATCGCTCGAAGGGCAAGCCGAACCCGCGCTGGGCGCGTCGGTTTATATCCAGGAACTAAAAACGGGTGCCACCGCGGATACCGCCGGGAATTATCTCATCACCGGCATTCCGAAGGGCACCTATACGGTAAGGGTCAGTTTTGTGTCGATGCCGACAGTCACCGAGAAGAATGTAAAAATCGAACGCAATATCGTCAGGGATTTCGTCCTGAAATCGGGTGCCAATTCCCTCGACGAAGTGGTAGTGACGGGCACAATGAAAGAAGTTTCCAAACTCGACAGCCCAGTGCCGGTTGACATTATTACTTCTAAATTCATCTACAAAAACCCCGTTCCGAGCATTTTCGAAGGATTGAGCTATGTGAATGGCGTGCGGCCACAGCTCAACTGTAACGTTTGCAACACGGGCGACATCCACATTAACGGACTGGAAGGCCCGTACA includes:
- a CDS encoding DoxX family protein, translating into MLKRFLKPIQLPASVDWAVLILRVGISCLMLTHGYAKLTNFLGGDHSFADPIGIGEELSYVLTIFAEFGCSILLILGLGSRAALLALIFTMAVVVFIVHGPDPFDKKEHGLLFLFAYIALFLTGPGRFSVDSRLYR